A window from Brassica rapa cultivar Chiifu-401-42 unplaced genomic scaffold, CAAS_Brap_v3.01 Scaffold0397, whole genome shotgun sequence encodes these proteins:
- the LOC117130356 gene encoding uncharacterized protein LOC117130356, whose product MDVSQVEPRDYPPRLYPSNLEGKDINHNFRAGHFPHIKETIGLDVWEELVNSPIGVVARLLSRESIWSGRTVHYLLCRQLRVHKKEIWSVVVDDVIRFSLLEFGEITGLNTGPLPTESFEPDQYKEFWEELKVPLGMGPKYDELKAALEFCPGWSFEKRKWLGMLFLQAMGLYCLHHNSRIPFQSAIRVFDDEAMRSYPWGRTAYEVLVDSLKTLSPDGKSYTVSGMKDVLLVWAYESIVCFGEKFGRVVNNEDVPLLRWGGRRTRSSFDTVLSDEIKDHGEVRLRRMVMKESIEEMFLVWSDEPDDPQLVRLVEDIHAGRYVKGLWEVQRDEQGKGNEKKKKKKTKGVSSEAEPSTKKQKKEAAETRKGSSEEEAVLDKATLTNLVSALQNISAKFDAYDFDRNRPVMDEKTLDNVVKAVVQQSLKVLGERKIPDNDAKLSSAGVEKSLSVTSSPRRRSPPEKSDKSPVVEPQAQEEKSVKTPVTEPRQQKKPVKSPEPPQQKEKAVKSPVPPQRKEKAVKSPVPAQQKQQKSVKSPALAETPAKKNSELEKDTVVRRILGDDFNEIDFISVSPAKITKDGKDANVPAYGRGLRGKAKRTVTVKDEAIEDKKKAQRAEAALKRKEKQEAKKKENEEKKQNRKAAELQKKQEAGLQKKKKEDEAELPKKKKEKEAELPKKKKEEEECVVTNDEVIAEDNALAAESDVEPAELIRSSVIKELWEKSVKLSPQGFSLTNLDSAPVFPYIGDNGQTTCMRKNITPSSAIYDPCAPVDPARLEKLKQHIKAIPPKPPAPKDKPEELSADHESDFYSILMHERPWPDKEYGWVFDNVSLY is encoded by the exons ATGGATGTTAGTCAAGTCGAACCACGTGATTACCCTCCAAGACTTTACCCTTCTAACCTAGAAGGTAAAGATATCAATCATAATTTCCGTGCAGGACATTTCCCCCACATTAAAGAAACAATAGGACTCGATGTGTGGGAAGAACTGGTGAACTCTCCCATTGGAGTAGTTGCTAGGCTACTTTCACGCGAAAGCATTTGGTCTGGTAGGACCGTACACTATCTGCTATGTAGACAGCTGCGAGTGCATAAAAAGGAGATATGGTCTGTTGTGGTTGATGATGTTATCAGGTTTAGCTTGCTCGAGTTTGGTGAGATCACTGGGTTAAACACAGGTCCATTGCCAACAGAAAGTTTTGAACCTGATCAATACAAAGAGTTTTGGGAGGAGTTGAAGGTGCCGCTTGGGATGGGACCCAAGTATGATGAGCTGAAGGCAGCATTAGAGTTCTGTCCTGGTTGGAGTTTTGAAAAGCGTAAGTGGTTGGGGATGTTATTTCTTCAAGCCATGGGACTGTACTGTTTGCATCACAATTCAAGGATACCCTTTCAAAGTGCAATAAGGGTATTCGACGATGAAGCCATGAGGTCGTATCCATGGGGTCGGACTGCATACGAAGTTCTTGTTGACTCTCTGAAAACACTGTCTCCAGATGGAAAGTCATACACAGTAAGCGGCATGAAGGACGTTTTATTGGTTTGGGCGTATGAGTCCATCGTCTGTTTCGGTGAGAAGTTTGGGAGAGTGGTCAACAATGAAGACGTTCCTCTTTTGCGATGGGGTGGAAGGCGTACACGTTCAAGTTTTGATACTGTCTTGTCTGACGAAATCAAAGATCATGGCGAG GTCCGTTTGAGGAGAATGGTTATGAAGGAGTCAATTGAAGAGATGTTTCTTGTATGGTCGGATGAACCTGACGACCCACAACTCGTTAGGTTGGTAGAAGACATACACGCAGGTAGATACGTGAAAGGTTTATGGGAAGTACAGAGGGATGAGCAGGGGAAGgggaatgagaagaagaagaagaagaaaacgaagGGAGTTTCATCAGAAGCTGAGccatcaacaaagaagcagaagaaagaagCTGCTGAAACGAGAAAGGGTTCTAGCGAGGAGGAAGCTGTATTGGACAAAGCGACTCTGACGAATCTTGTGAGTGCTCTGCAGAATATTTCAGCAAAATTTGACGCTTACGATTTTGACCGGAACCGGCCAGTGATGGACGAGAAGACCCTAGATAACGTGGTGAAAGCTGTAGTGCAGCAGAGTCTGAAAGTTTTGGGGGAAAGGAAAATTCCCGACAACGATGCTAAACTCTCCTCCGCCGGCGTAGAAAAATCTTTATCGGTGACATCATCACCTCGTAGGAGGTCGCCACCGGAAAAGTCGGACAAAAGTCCAGTGGTAGAACCGCAGGCCCAGGAGGAGAAGTCTGTAAAAACTCCAGTGACAGAACCGCGGCAGCAGAAAAAGCCTGTCAAAAGTCCAGAGCCGCCGCAGCAGAAAGAGAAGGCTGTCAAAAGTCCGGTGCCGCCGCAGCGGAAGGAGAAGGCTGTCAAAAGTCCGGTGCCGGCGCAGCAGAAACAGCAGAAGTCAGTCAAAAGTCCAGCGTTAGCTGAGACCCCTGCAAAGAAGAATTCGGAGCTTGAGAAGGATACAGTGGTGAGAAGGATTTTGGgtgatgattttaatgaaattgatTTCATCAGTGTTTCTCCTGCAAAGATTACTAAGGATGGTAAGGATGCCAACGTTCCAGCCTATGGACGCGGCTTACGGGgcaaggccaagcgtactgtTACTGTAAAGGATGAGGCTATCGAGGATAAGAAAAAAGCACAGCGGGCAGAGGCTGCGttgaagaggaaggagaagcaAGAGGCTAAGAAAAAAGAGAACGAGGAGAAGAAACAGAACAGAAAAGCGGCTGAGttacaaaagaaacaagaggctggattacagaagaaaaagaaggaagaCGAGGCTGAGTTAccgaaaaaaaagaaggaaaaagaggctgagttaccgaagaagaagaaagaagaagaggaatgTGTTGTGACGAACGACGAAGTTATTGCGGAAGATAACGCATTGGCGGCGGAGTCTGATGTCGAGCCAGCTGAATTGATTAGATCTTCCGTTATAAAGGAACTTTGGGAGAAATCAGTTAAGTTATCTCCACAAGGGTTTTCATTGACGAACCTTGATTCAGCACCAGTTTTTCCGTACATTGGAGACAATGGACAGACGACTTGCATGAGGAAGAACATTACGCCTTCATCAGCAATATACGACCCTTGCGCACCTGTTGATCCGGCGCGACTGGAAAAACTGAAGCAACACATTAAGGCAATTCCACCCAAACCACCAGCACCTAAAGATAAACCAGAAGAACTCTCAGCTGATCATGAGAGTGACTTCTACAGCATACTCATGCATGAAAGACCGTGGCCTGACAAAGAATATGGATGGGTGTTTGATAATGTAAGTCTTTATTAA